The Danio aesculapii chromosome 7, fDanAes4.1, whole genome shotgun sequence DNA window CAGCACATATAAATATCCAAACAAACATGACAGCGAGGTACTGTGAAGCCAATATGATTTCATATAGTAAATAAACCAACATAAATGGCTGTCTGAATGCTGCTTTGGACTCCAGTGCACTCTATGCAAATTTGAGGCATGCATCCCAGCATTCCCTCCACTCTTTTAGCCAAGTCCTGTGGTGAATCCTCTTTCTTCACAGGAAGCAGGAAGTCTGCTCCAATCTCTTTTGCCTTGGCAAGCCGATCAGAGGACAAGTCTATAAATAGAAACATATACATTATATGTTGTATAGATGTACAGTCTATCCACGTATATTTCCCTTTTATATGtactgaatataaacattaccactTATTATTACTTGTGAAGCACCCATGGCTTTGGCCGCCAACAAAGACACTAGTCCAATGGGTCCTGTGTTGATGAAAACAAACACCTTTTTTTAATCCGCAAAGCTTCAAAGTCGATAATTGATAATAACAGCACATGCTTTCAGTGATACTAGATTAGTATTAAGTATAAGTCAGTGGACAAGAAGTCAGAGGTCATTACACTGATTAACAAGTTAATGTGTAACAGTTGCATAAATATGTGCAATGATTAGAGCTGGCTGACCTGCACCACAGACAAACACTGAGCTTCCCAGAGTGACTCCTGCCCTCCTGCAGGCATGAATGCCCACGGACAGTGGCTCAATCAGGGCACCTTCTTCATAAGTAACATTATCAGGAAGCCTGCATGCACACAGTACTATTAAACATATGAAACAAACTAAGTTGTATCGTTTATCCAGCAATGGTGATCTGACTTGTAGCAGAAGCTGGCGCTGTGTTTGTAGTATCTGCACAGGTTTCCGTCATCTGGAGGAGTGGCACAGAAGAATATGCTGGGGGAAAGATTGTAGTGTCCAGATTTGACAAACTCATCTACTTCACGAGGAACTCCAGGCTCAACAGCAACTCTGTCCCCTGGGTGCAAAAAAATACACTCACTACTAGTTTTCCACATGAAAAATACTGTAGTCATTTATACGAagtactataatgtttttgaaccgaactatagtaaagtacttgaattaaactgGTGTGGTAAATCTATAGTGGAAATTACAATACAACATTTACAGTGATATAAACAACCCATTAGTTGTAAAACCCAATATTGTCTTCTACAACTATATTAtacaccacactttactgtagtaaaaactaaagtatactacagtatttattcattatagTTAAAACTacagtacactctaaaaaatgctgggttccacacaattccttcatgttgtcccagcacaaactgattaagttaattgaattgtttttacaaatttaagtgaattgaacataaaataaataagttgtccCCCTAAAAACGTGAGTATTATGTTGTTACAGCTCATTAGTTTGAACAAACggcaaaaaaaattgtgtgtgtatcctgtagcattcattatcaaaatgttgtaaaaatattatactactgtatatacagtataacacactttagtatggttcaaacactagtatttactatactaAAGCTGTAGTGTTTTTCTCATGTGGGTTGACTGGCTGTTATCATACTGCAAACGATGCCAAAATCTAACCTGGTTTAAGGTGTGTGACAGCAGAGCCGACCTTCACCACTCGGCCAGAGGCTTCATGTCCCAGAATCATGGGCTGTTTGACCACAAAGTCTCCAATGCGGCCGTTCTGCCAATAGTGCACGTCTGATCCACAAATGCCCACAGAGTGCATCTGAAGCAACACGTCTGCAATAACAATAGTTAATATACTGAACTGTTCCTTTTATTGCAACGCATTCGGTAATATTTCTTTCTGACAAACCATTTGGTCCTGGCTCCGGAATCGGACGCTGTtcctatttaaaaaatacagaaaatctgCAATTATTAACTAAAAGTGCATTCAGAGATGCAAAATAAGCTAAACTCTTTAGGTGTCGTACCAATCTCAGATCTCCTTTTGCGTGCAGGACCACGGAAAGGTTGTCTTTGTCCATTGTATTCTCTTATATACGTACAGAACTCCTGCAAACGTCTGTTGAATGAGTTTTTATAGTGCCTATTTGGCCCTTGCACAGATCATGCGCGTTTTCActtacgcacacgcacacacacgcacacacacacacacacactagacttTGACCATCCCACTTCTTCCTGTTTATCAGTGGCTCGTTCAAGAACATCAAAACTGCGCGCTGTGCAGTCAGGGAATTACAACAAGGAGCAATTACTTTCTGCATACAtgcaaaatagaaaaaatatggACCGGTCATGCTTTTTATGCATTACATATTCCAACTATTTATTCTTATTTCCTTAactttcaattatttcaattgtCCCACCAGAGTCCCACTCGGAGGACGAAGTGCTCTGCCGGAAGTTGTTCGTTACTATGGTGATGATGATCACTTTTCTATTTATCCTTCCTGTTTTTCGGAAATATTGCGTGTTTTTGTGAAGTAAAACAAAATGGACGGATGTGATATGGTGCTGGAGTGTCTTAACAAACAACAGGAGAGTCTGAACATGAGTCACCGGGGTCTCGTTGTTTTGCCACCTGGTGTTTCGAGACTCGTTACCTTGAAAAAACTGTTTCTGAACAATAACCAGCTCATTTTGCCACCAGACGAGGTACTCAACGAATTTACGAATTTTACGTGAGCTATTTACAATGTGAATTCGTAGCACACGTCACTTTATTCAGAGCTGGGGTAAACAGTAACTGATGTTAACCAGGATTATTAACCAGATACAAATTGCAGCTACAGTATTCGTAATTACTTATAACGTTAAtacgttttaaaatatttacattttctaccATTTTAATTATCTTTAATTCTTATCCCCCACcccaatatttattttataaaaaattgacGTCATATCGTTTAGCTTTGAATGATCACATTATATAATAGTCATGAATGTTAATTAATTTACAATTAATGCATCTGAAATTGGGGACAAAACACCTCTCGATCAAATATTGTATACTATaattatgaaaatgactaaacaCAGCCAATGTATGTATTAGAAATAGAGGTCAGATTTATTTTACCAAGTCTTACATGTTCaattaatgttcatttaattaATGTAGATATCACACTGGcatcaaagaaaacaaataacatttCATAATGGGTCTTCaagtatttcttttaaaataatgctttgattttaaatatgacatatatattatttatgataaCTCCCTGTCTATTTCTTCAGTTTGGGAACCAGACAATGTAATGTTTAATGGATTTCATGATATTATGTTATGATATCATGATTTTTCTGTGTTTTATAATAATCCCAtgataataaatgttatattagACCAACTGTACCCTAAATGCAGTCGTAATACTTTACCTAAAATCAATTCATTCATAAATGTTTCATGATGTAATTTATAGCAATGAAGTTCAATTTGTAAGTCAACCTAGCACTGCATGTAATACTATCTAAAGTTATattgtaggcatgggccggtattagattctgatggtatgataaccttggataaaaatatcacagtttcaaggtattgtgattaatgctctaaaatatattcattttaaatatctgggtaaaaaaacttaaacttttcccccatttataatattttggaacagtaaacatgtcaggctaaatcattcaaatgaatcattgacttctgttgtcttcattagtttcaaaaacagatttctttacaatttaaaacagcatcttttctgctggagataccgttgtcctaaaaaaaacaaacaaaaaaaa harbors:
- the sord gene encoding sorbitol dehydrogenase; its protein translation is MDKDNLSVVLHAKGDLRLEQRPIPEPGPNDVLLQMHSVGICGSDVHYWQNGRIGDFVVKQPMILGHEASGRVVKVGSAVTHLKPGDRVAVEPGVPREVDEFVKSGHYNLSPSIFFCATPPDDGNLCRYYKHSASFCYKLPDNVTYEEGALIEPLSVGIHACRRAGVTLGSSVFVCGAGPIGLVSLLAAKAMGASQVIISDLSSDRLAKAKEIGADFLLPVKKEDSPQDLAKRVEGMLGCMPQICIECTGVQSSIQTAIYATRSGGVVVSVGLGAEMTTVPLLNAAVREVDIRGVFRYCNTWPVAISMLASKKVNVKPLVTHRFPLEQAVQAFETTRQGLGVKIMLKCDKNDQNP